A genomic stretch from Penaeus vannamei isolate JL-2024 chromosome 6, ASM4276789v1, whole genome shotgun sequence includes:
- the LOC138861960 gene encoding uncharacterized protein SPEM3-like, with the protein MPTLVASPLHKPDRYANNPLLEIRFVARNMSAFRCRPLELKGIRIRTAMRYSRGVGLKREESLLLDCSDAKSSGFSKGVGLKREESLLLDCSDAKSSGFSKGVGLKREESLLLDCSDAKSSGFSKGVGLKREESLLLDCSDAKSSGFSKGVGLKREESLLLDCSDAKSSGFSRGVGLKREESLLLDCSDAKSSGFSKGVGLKREESLLLDCSDAKSSGFSKGVGLKREESLLLDCSDAKSSGFSKGVGLKREESLLLDCSDAKSSGFSRGVGLKREESLLLDCSDAKSSGFSKGVGLKREESLLLDCSDAKSSGFSRGVGLKREESLLLDCSDAKSSGFSKGVGLKREESLLLDCSDAKSSGFSRGVGLKREESLLLDCSDAKSSGFSKGVGLKREESLLLDCSDAKSSGFSRGVGLKREESLLLDCSDAKSSGFSKGVGLKREESVIGLFRCEIFGIFKESWI; encoded by the coding sequence ATGCCGACACTCGTTGCTTCACCCCTTCATAAACCGGACCGGTATGCCAACAACCCGCTTCTTGAAATCCGCTTCGTTGCTCGAAATATGTCCGCTTTCCGGTGTCGGCCGCTCGAGTTGAAGGGAATTCGTATTCGTACCGCCATGAGATATTCAAGGGGAGTGGGATTGAAACGGGAAGAATCTTTGTTATTGGATTGTTCAGATGCGAAATCTTCGGGATTTTCAAAGGGAGTGGGATTGAAACGGGAAGAATCTTTGTTATTGGATTGTTCAGATGCGAAATCTTCGGGATTTTCAAAGGGAGTGGGATTGAAACGGGAAGAATCTTTGTTATTGGATTGTTCAGATGCGAAATCTTCGGGATTTTCAAAGGGAGTGGGATTGAAACGGGAAGAATCCTTGTTATTGGATTGTTCAGATGCGAAATCTTCGGGATTTTCAAAGGGAGTGGGATTGAAACGGGAAGAATCCTTGTTATTGGATTGTTCAGATGCGAAATCTTCGGGATTTTCAAGGGGAGTGGGATTGAAACGGGAAGAATCTTTGTTATTGGATTGTTCAGATGCGAAATCTTCGGGATTTTCAAAGGGAGTGGGATTGAAACGGGAAGAATCCTTGTTATTGGATTGTTCAGATGCGAAATCTTCGGGATTTTCAAAGGGAGTGGGATTGAAACGGGAAGAATCCTTGTTATTGGATTGTTCAGATGCGAAATCTTCGGGATTTTCAAAGGGAGTGGGATTGAAACGGGAAGAATCCTTGTTATTGGATTGTTCAGATGCGAAATCTTCGGGATTTTCAAGGGGAGTGGGATTGAAACGGGAAGAATCTTTGTTATTGGATTGTTCAGATGCGAAATCTTCGGGATTTTCAAAGGGAGTGGGATTGAAACGGGAAGAATCCTTGTTATTGGATTGTTCAGATGCGAAATCTTCGGGATTTTCAAGGGGAGTGGGATTGAAACGGGAAGAATCTTTGTTATTGGATTGTTCAGATGCGAAATCTTCGGGATTTTCAAAGGGAGTGGGATTGAAACGGGAAGAATCCTTGTTATTGGATTGTTCAGATGCGAAATCTTCGGGATTTTCAAGGGGAGTGGGATTGAAACGGGAAGAATCTTTGTTATTGGATTGTTCAGATGCGAAATCTTCGGGATTTTCAAAGGGAGTGGGATTGAAACGGGAAGAATCCTTGTTATTGGATTGTTCAGATGCGAAATCTTCGGGATTTTCAAGGGGAGTGGGATTGAAACGGGAAGAATCTTTGTTATTGGATTGTTCAGATGCGAAATCTTCGGGATTTTCAAAGGGAGTGGGATTGAAACGGGAAGAATCTGTTATTGGATTGTTCAGATGCGAAATCTTCGGGATTTTTAAGGAGAGTTGGATTTAA